The following proteins are encoded in a genomic region of Oceanisphaera profunda:
- the metH gene encoding methionine synthase, which translates to MSRSPVFSQLEQALAERILIIDGGMGTMIQSHRLDEAAYRGERFADWPSDLKGNNDLLVLSQPELIAQIHSDYFAAGADIIETNTFNATHIAMADYQMESLAREMNVEAAKLARKVADEWTAKEPHKPRFVAGVLGPTNRTASISPDVNDAGYRNVSFDQLVAAYTEATQALIDGGCHLIMIETIFDTLNAKAAVFAIETLFDKLGTRIPVMISGTITDASGRTLTGQTTEAFYHSLRHANPISFGLNCALGPNELRQYVQELSRISETYVSAHPNAGLPNAFGEYDLEAFEMAEHIREWAQSGFLNLVGGCCGSTPEHIRVMAEVVAGIKPRVLPKITPACRLSGLEPFNIFSDTMFVNVGERTNVTGSAKFKRLIKEELYDEALQVALQQVESGAQIIDINMDEGMLDSKACMTRFLNLIAGEPDISRVPIMIDSSKWEVIEAGLKCIQGKGIVNSISMKEGVEQFIEQAKLVRRYGAAVIVMAFDEVGQADTRERKYEICERAYRILVDEVGFPPEDIIFDPNIFAVATGIEEHNNYAVEFIEVVKDIKANLPHAMISGGVSNVSFSFRGNEVVREAIHSVFLYHAVRNGMDMGIVNAGQLAIYEDIEPELKEKVIAVVLNENDGATEALLEIAERYRNSGGEAIDPRDLEWRSWPVNERLAHSLVKGLTDFIEEDTEEARLEAVRPLDVIEGPLMDGMNVVGDLFGAGKMFLPQVVKSARVMKRAVAHLNPYIEASKEVGQTNGRVVMATVKGDVHDIGKNIVGVVLQCNNFEVIDLGVMVPCEKILQTAREVNADMIGLSGLITPSLDEMVHVAQEMQRQGFTMPLLIGGATTSKAHTAVKIEQNYDQPVVYVSNASRAVGVVQTLLSKENKPAFVERLSKEYDVVRDQHARKKPRTKPVTLAEARANKVDIDWATYVPPVPAKSGIHEFHDTPISVVREYIDWSPFFMTWGLAGKYPRILEDEVVGVEATKLFADAQAMLDKLEQDGTLRCAGVIGLFPANSVGDDVEIYADESRTEVLQTLRFLRQQTEKKDGFPNYCLADYVAPKGTQPDYVGGFAVTGGIGEEDIIRRYKEDEDDYNAILAGSVADRLAEAFAEYLHMRVRREHWGYAADEQLSHEELVREKYVGIRPAPGYPACPEHTEKGTLWDWLEVEQRIGMKLTESFAMWPGAAVAGFYFSYPNTRYFAVAQIQEDQLLDYADRKGMTREQAEKWLAPNLSA; encoded by the coding sequence ACGCTTCGCTGATTGGCCGTCCGATCTTAAAGGTAATAACGATTTATTAGTGCTTAGCCAACCGGAATTGATCGCTCAAATTCACAGCGATTACTTTGCGGCCGGCGCGGACATTATCGAAACCAACACCTTTAACGCCACTCACATCGCCATGGCCGATTACCAAATGGAATCGTTGGCCCGCGAAATGAACGTTGAAGCGGCGAAATTGGCCCGCAAAGTGGCCGATGAGTGGACGGCAAAAGAGCCCCATAAGCCGCGCTTTGTGGCCGGTGTGCTTGGCCCCACCAATCGTACCGCCTCTATCTCGCCGGACGTAAACGATGCGGGTTACCGTAACGTCTCTTTCGACCAATTGGTGGCGGCCTATACCGAAGCTACCCAAGCGCTGATTGACGGTGGCTGCCACCTGATCATGATCGAAACTATCTTCGATACGCTGAACGCTAAAGCGGCAGTGTTCGCCATTGAAACGCTGTTCGATAAGCTGGGCACCCGTATTCCGGTGATGATTTCCGGCACCATAACCGATGCTTCTGGCCGAACCCTCACCGGTCAAACCACCGAAGCCTTTTATCATTCGTTACGCCATGCCAACCCCATCTCCTTTGGTTTGAACTGTGCGCTGGGCCCTAACGAGTTACGCCAATACGTACAAGAATTATCACGCATCAGTGAAACCTACGTGTCTGCGCACCCCAACGCCGGTTTGCCCAACGCCTTTGGTGAATATGATCTGGAAGCCTTTGAGATGGCAGAGCATATTCGCGAATGGGCCCAGAGTGGCTTCTTAAACTTGGTGGGTGGGTGTTGTGGCTCCACGCCTGAGCATATTCGGGTGATGGCTGAAGTGGTAGCGGGCATTAAGCCGCGGGTGTTGCCAAAAATTACCCCTGCTTGTCGTTTGTCGGGCCTTGAACCTTTTAATATTTTTTCCGACACCATGTTTGTAAACGTCGGTGAGCGCACTAACGTTACCGGCTCGGCCAAGTTTAAGCGCTTAATCAAAGAAGAGTTGTACGACGAAGCGCTGCAAGTGGCGCTGCAACAGGTAGAAAGTGGCGCCCAGATCATCGATATCAACATGGATGAAGGCATGTTGGACTCAAAAGCCTGTATGACGCGCTTTTTGAACCTGATTGCCGGTGAGCCGGATATCTCGCGCGTGCCCATCATGATTGACTCCTCTAAGTGGGAAGTGATCGAAGCCGGCCTAAAATGTATTCAAGGCAAGGGCATCGTTAACTCGATTTCCATGAAAGAAGGCGTTGAGCAGTTTATTGAGCAGGCCAAGTTGGTGCGCCGTTATGGTGCCGCCGTGATCGTGATGGCGTTCGATGAAGTGGGCCAAGCGGATACCCGTGAGCGTAAATATGAGATTTGCGAGCGCGCCTATCGCATCTTGGTGGATGAAGTCGGCTTTCCGCCGGAAGATATTATCTTCGACCCCAATATCTTCGCCGTGGCGACCGGTATCGAAGAGCACAACAACTACGCGGTGGAATTCATCGAAGTAGTGAAAGATATCAAAGCCAATTTGCCCCACGCCATGATCTCCGGTGGCGTATCGAACGTGTCATTCTCGTTCCGTGGTAACGAAGTGGTGCGTGAAGCCATCCATTCGGTGTTTTTGTATCATGCGGTACGCAACGGCATGGACATGGGTATCGTCAACGCCGGTCAGCTGGCGATTTATGAAGATATTGAGCCGGAGTTAAAAGAAAAAGTCATCGCCGTGGTGCTCAACGAAAACGACGGCGCCACCGAAGCCTTATTAGAAATCGCTGAGCGTTATCGTAACAGTGGCGGCGAGGCCATAGACCCACGAGATCTGGAATGGCGCAGCTGGCCGGTGAATGAGCGCTTGGCGCATTCCCTCGTTAAAGGCTTAACGGACTTTATTGAAGAAGACACGGAAGAAGCTCGTCTTGAAGCAGTCCGGCCATTAGACGTGATTGAAGGTCCGTTGATGGATGGCATGAACGTGGTCGGTGACTTATTTGGTGCCGGTAAAATGTTCTTACCGCAAGTGGTGAAGTCCGCACGGGTGATGAAGCGTGCCGTAGCCCACTTAAACCCTTACATTGAGGCCAGCAAAGAAGTCGGCCAAACCAATGGTCGTGTAGTGATGGCCACCGTAAAGGGCGACGTACACGATATTGGTAAGAATATCGTCGGCGTAGTACTGCAGTGTAATAACTTTGAAGTGATCGACTTAGGCGTGATGGTACCCTGCGAGAAAATCTTGCAGACTGCGCGCGAAGTGAATGCGGACATGATTGGCTTATCGGGCCTGATCACGCCCTCACTTGATGAAATGGTGCATGTGGCGCAAGAAATGCAGCGCCAAGGTTTTACCATGCCGCTGCTCATTGGGGGGGCCACTACCTCTAAAGCGCACACTGCGGTGAAGATTGAGCAAAACTACGATCAACCAGTGGTGTATGTGTCTAACGCCTCCCGCGCCGTGGGTGTGGTGCAAACTCTGCTTAGCAAAGAGAATAAGCCGGCCTTTGTCGAGCGCTTAAGTAAAGAATACGACGTGGTACGCGATCAGCATGCCCGTAAGAAGCCGCGCACCAAGCCGGTGACGCTGGCTGAGGCGCGTGCTAACAAGGTCGACATCGATTGGGCAACCTATGTGCCGCCGGTGCCGGCAAAGTCGGGTATACATGAATTTCATGACACGCCCATCTCAGTGGTGCGCGAATACATTGACTGGTCTCCGTTCTTTATGACCTGGGGTTTGGCCGGTAAGTATCCGCGCATCTTGGAAGATGAAGTAGTGGGTGTGGAAGCCACCAAGTTGTTTGCGGATGCACAAGCCATGCTCGATAAGCTTGAACAAGACGGCACCTTGCGTTGCGCCGGTGTGATTGGCTTATTTCCTGCGAACAGTGTGGGCGACGATGTAGAAATTTACGCTGATGAATCCCGCACCGAGGTACTGCAAACCTTGCGCTTCTTACGTCAACAAACCGAGAAGAAAGACGGTTTCCCTAACTATTGCTTAGCCGACTACGTGGCCCCCAAAGGCACTCAGCCCGATTACGTGGGCGGTTTTGCGGTGACCGGCGGGATTGGTGAGGAAGACATCATTCGTCGTTATAAAGAAGATGAAGATGATTATAATGCCATCTTGGCGGGTTCGGTTGCTGACCGCTTGGCGGAAGCCTTTGCTGAGTATCTACACATGCGGGTGCGCCGTGAGCACTGGGGTTATGCGGCAGATGAGCAGCTAAGCCACGAAGAGCTAGTGCGCGAAAAATACGTAGGCATTCGTCCGGCTCCTGGTTATCCGGCTTGTCCTGAGCATACCGAAAAAGGTACGCTGTGGGACTGGCTAGAAGTAGAGCAGCGTATCGGCATGAAACTGACCGAGTCTTTTGCCATGTGGCCGGGTGCGGCTGTGGCGGGGTTCTATTTCTCTTATCCGAATACTCGCTACTTTGCGGTGGCGCAAATTCAAGAAGATCAGTTACTTGATTATGCCGACCGTAAAGGCATGACTCGCGAACAAGCCGAAAAGTGGCTGGCGCCTAACCTGAGCGCTTAA
- a CDS encoding D-alanyl-D-alanine carboxypeptidase family protein translates to MLVAMLIAKSRDTVKWLLTMVLLCSAISSAHAQTNPRYAAIVLDADSGEVLHSEYADAARYPASLTKMMTLYLLFEAMDNKLLKLDTGMPVSAHAASMPQTNISLKKGDRLRVRDAIPALVVRSANDAAVVVAEALGGTESQFAQMMTRKAKALKMNSTTFRNASGLPNSGQQTTARDLSILSMRLMKDHAKYYHYFSTPSFTYGGRTYHSHNRLIKNYPGTDGMKTGYINASGFNVATSTKKGKHRLVAVVMGGRTSQSRDAAMAALLDKSFIRAEQIAKVSPKAAQQARQAAPPASKIVISSETVRQVTRQEAQQTQAAKINPPTSQIKPIQQAPIQTAKTGASVIQSNSAPTFSVEQAWAVQVGSFRALEQAKDRAADAARRLGNTQQSNMAVNPASVGGQTLYRAQLVGLLQNEAKQACEQLVRQGIDCLVIRM, encoded by the coding sequence ATGTTAGTTGCCATGTTAATTGCAAAAAGTAGGGATACAGTCAAATGGCTACTGACCATGGTACTGCTGTGCTCTGCTATTAGCTCTGCCCATGCCCAAACGAACCCGCGCTATGCGGCCATCGTATTAGATGCCGATAGCGGCGAGGTACTGCATTCCGAATATGCAGACGCGGCGCGCTATCCCGCTTCATTAACTAAGATGATGACCTTATATTTATTGTTTGAAGCCATGGACAACAAGTTATTAAAACTGGATACCGGCATGCCGGTGTCGGCGCATGCGGCCTCCATGCCACAAACTAATATCTCCTTAAAAAAGGGCGACCGTTTACGAGTGCGTGATGCCATCCCTGCCTTAGTGGTGCGCTCGGCTAACGACGCTGCCGTGGTCGTGGCGGAAGCTCTGGGTGGCACCGAAAGTCAATTTGCCCAGATGATGACCAGAAAAGCCAAGGCATTGAAGATGAATTCCACCACCTTTCGCAATGCCTCCGGCTTACCTAATAGCGGTCAGCAAACCACGGCTCGTGACTTATCTATCTTGTCGATGCGCTTAATGAAAGATCACGCCAAGTATTATCATTACTTCTCGACGCCGTCTTTTACTTATGGCGGCCGTACTTACCATAGCCATAATCGCCTGATAAAAAACTACCCAGGCACAGACGGCATGAAAACTGGTTATATCAATGCCTCAGGCTTTAACGTGGCGACTTCTACTAAAAAAGGTAAGCACCGTTTAGTGGCGGTAGTGATGGGCGGGCGCACGTCCCAATCTCGAGATGCGGCCATGGCTGCCTTGTTGGATAAAAGCTTTATTCGTGCGGAGCAGATAGCTAAAGTTTCTCCTAAGGCGGCGCAGCAGGCGCGTCAAGCGGCACCGCCGGCCAGTAAGATAGTGATTAGCAGCGAAACCGTACGCCAAGTAACGAGACAGGAAGCTCAGCAAACCCAAGCGGCTAAAATAAATCCGCCTACCTCGCAAATTAAACCGATTCAGCAAGCGCCGATTCAAACTGCAAAAACGGGTGCTAGCGTGATCCAGTCTAACTCGGCGCCCACTTTTAGTGTCGAGCAAGCTTGGGCGGTACAAGTCGGGTCATTTAGAGCGTTAGAACAAGCTAAAGATCGGGCCGCCGACGCCGCGCGCCGGCTCGGTAATACCCAGCAGAGCAACATGGCCGTGAATCCTGCCAGTGTGGGCGGGCAAACCTTGTATCGCGCTCAGTTGGTGGGATTACTGCAAAATGAAGCCAAGCAGGCCTGTGAGCAATTGGTGCGTCAAGGCATAGATTGTTTAGTGATTAGAATGTGA
- a CDS encoding methylated-DNA--[protein]-cysteine S-methyltransferase encodes MSTSSSQANDTEASYTQACPLGWITLATRTDANQQEVITALHFSDEVAAMIAPSTPLQQEACQQLDEYFAGSRQQFNLPLAPQGTAFQQQVWQALLTIAHGEHRSYKDIALSINNPKAMRAVGLANSRNPIALIIPCHRVIGASGKLVGYAGGITRKAWLLNHEASIQPMSKKPSL; translated from the coding sequence ATGTCGACCTCTTCCTCCCAAGCCAATGATACTGAAGCCAGTTACACTCAAGCCTGCCCATTGGGTTGGATCACGCTCGCAACCCGCACTGATGCCAATCAGCAAGAAGTGATCACGGCGCTGCATTTTAGTGATGAGGTTGCCGCCATGATCGCCCCCAGCACGCCCTTGCAGCAAGAGGCGTGTCAGCAGTTGGATGAATACTTTGCCGGTTCTCGCCAGCAATTTAATTTACCGCTGGCTCCGCAAGGTACCGCGTTTCAGCAACAGGTGTGGCAAGCACTGCTGACCATTGCTCATGGTGAGCATCGCAGTTATAAAGACATAGCCCTGAGTATTAATAACCCCAAGGCGATGCGGGCCGTGGGGCTGGCCAATAGCCGTAATCCCATTGCACTGATCATTCCTTGTCATAGGGTAATTGGCGCCAGCGGTAAGTTAGTCGGCTACGCAGGCGGCATAACGCGCAAGGCGTGGCTACTCAATCACGAAGCCTCAATACAGCCAATGTCGAAAAAGCCCAGTCTTTAG
- a CDS encoding Nif3-like dinuclear metal center hexameric protein produces MYKLVFFVPESHLEQVKSAVFATGAGKIGDYEQCCFETRGTGQFKPLASANPFIGQAGIVEQVAEVRVELVCDDALIRTAISALRTAHPYEEPAFDVWQLSDLILSEE; encoded by the coding sequence ATGTATAAATTAGTATTTTTCGTACCTGAGTCGCATCTGGAACAAGTAAAATCAGCGGTGTTTGCTACCGGCGCGGGAAAAATTGGCGACTACGAACAGTGCTGCTTTGAAACCCGTGGCACCGGGCAATTTAAGCCTTTAGCCTCTGCTAACCCTTTTATCGGCCAAGCTGGCATTGTTGAACAAGTAGCAGAGGTACGAGTAGAGTTAGTGTGTGATGATGCTCTGATCCGCACCGCCATTAGTGCTCTAAGAACCGCCCACCCTTATGAAGAACCCGCCTTCGACGTTTGGCAGCTGAGTGATCTTATACTCAGTGAGGAGTAA
- a CDS encoding PhnA domain-containing protein — protein sequence MSIEQQLLARSEHSCELCKATANLDLHAVAPYEADSAEHCALLCTTCQQELDAPQDQNHWRCLNDSMWSTEPAVQVLAWRTLKKLSGEGWAQDLLDMLYLPPEVQEWAEIGFSEPEEDEGEALFDSNGVRLQTGDSVTIIKDLDVKGAGFTAKRGTTVKNISLNASLAGHIGGRVNGVQIQLAVQFLKKV from the coding sequence ATGTCCATAGAACAACAATTATTGGCCCGTAGCGAGCACAGCTGCGAATTATGTAAAGCGACAGCTAACTTAGACCTGCACGCCGTGGCTCCTTATGAGGCAGACAGTGCCGAACATTGCGCGCTGTTATGCACAACTTGCCAGCAAGAATTGGATGCGCCACAAGATCAAAATCACTGGCGTTGCTTGAACGATAGCATGTGGAGCACAGAGCCAGCGGTACAGGTTTTGGCTTGGCGCACCCTAAAAAAGCTGTCCGGTGAAGGCTGGGCACAAGACTTGTTGGATATGCTATATCTGCCGCCAGAAGTACAAGAATGGGCTGAAATTGGTTTTTCCGAGCCCGAAGAAGATGAAGGCGAGGCCTTATTCGATAGCAATGGCGTACGCTTACAGACCGGTGATTCAGTCACCATTATTAAAGACTTAGACGTGAAAGGCGCCGGCTTTACCGCTAAACGTGGCACCACGGTGAAAAATATCAGCCTTAACGCCAGTTTAGCAGGCCACATTGGTGGCCGCGTTAACGGTGTACAAATTCAATTGGCCGTGCAGTTCTTGAAGAAAGTCTAA
- a CDS encoding MlaE family ABC transporter permease yields METDSSPSIKVQAGCVQIIGSWTLAHYSELTQRLRPLASAAQDELTQLDASDLNALDTAGAALLIDQLGISTFRRLLPEAEALSSERQALLLAVLEAMDQEEPTPQAPNRWADSVARLGENMVSGWQQFVMLLGFMGLTLSTLARTLFIPARWRITALVAQIQQCGLNAVPIVALLTFLVGAVVAFLGATVLENFGATIYTVDLVAYSFLREFGVLLSAILLAGRTASAFTAQLGAMKVNEELDALRTQGLDPMELLVLPRMLALVITLPLLTFIGMLSGLFGGALVCLLALDISFAQYMTILQQVPVQHLLVGLGKAPIFAFLIALIGCLEGFKVQGSAQSVGEHTTSSVVQSIFVVILLDAIAALFLMEMGW; encoded by the coding sequence ATGGAAACCGACAGCTCACCCAGCATAAAGGTACAAGCAGGCTGTGTGCAGATAATAGGCAGTTGGACTTTAGCCCATTACAGCGAACTCACTCAACGGCTACGCCCCTTGGCAAGCGCGGCGCAAGATGAGCTAACTCAGCTGGATGCCAGCGACTTGAATGCCCTGGATACCGCGGGCGCCGCTTTGTTGATTGACCAGCTAGGCATTAGTACTTTTCGGCGGCTATTACCTGAGGCCGAGGCCCTCTCATCGGAGCGGCAGGCCTTATTATTAGCCGTGCTAGAGGCCATGGATCAAGAGGAACCCACACCTCAAGCACCTAACCGCTGGGCAGATAGTGTGGCTCGCTTAGGGGAGAACATGGTGAGCGGCTGGCAGCAGTTTGTGATGTTGCTGGGTTTTATGGGGCTCACGTTAAGCACGCTAGCCCGCACTCTATTTATCCCCGCGCGCTGGCGCATTACCGCTTTGGTGGCACAGATACAGCAGTGCGGTCTGAATGCGGTGCCCATCGTCGCCTTGCTCACTTTTTTAGTGGGTGCGGTGGTGGCATTTCTGGGGGCCACCGTATTAGAAAATTTTGGCGCCACTATATATACGGTCGATTTAGTGGCTTATTCGTTTTTACGAGAATTTGGTGTCTTGTTGAGCGCCATTTTATTGGCTGGGCGCACCGCCAGTGCTTTTACTGCGCAACTGGGCGCCATGAAAGTGAATGAAGAGCTGGATGCACTGCGCACGCAGGGCCTAGATCCCATGGAATTACTGGTGTTGCCGCGGATGTTGGCGCTGGTGATCACGCTGCCGCTGCTGACTTTTATCGGCATGTTATCGGGCTTATTTGGTGGCGCCTTAGTGTGTTTACTGGCGCTGGATATTTCGTTTGCGCAATATATGACAATCTTGCAGCAAGTACCTGTGCAGCATTTATTAGTCGGCTTGGGCAAGGCACCGATTTTTGCCTTCTTGATAGCGCTAATCGGCTGCTTAGAAGGCTTTAAAGTGCAAGGCAGCGCTCAATCTGTGGGCGAGCACACCACCTCGAGCGTGGTACAGTCTATTTTCGTGGTAATTTTGCTCGATGCCATTGCGGCACTGTTTCTGATGGAGATGGGATGGTAA
- a CDS encoding ABC transporter ATP-binding protein — protein sequence MIKVQNLANRFGSHAVHEQLDLAVRAGEILGVVGGSGTGKSVLLRSIVGLRQPDEGSVQVFGQDLLALSDAEREPLQQRMGVLFQKGALYSSLTLAENVALALIEQAGLSRSEAKRLAELKLALVGLPRSAVDKYPSELSGGMIKRAALARALALDPDILFLDEPTAGLDPISAAAFDRLLLTLRDALKLTVFLVTHDLDTLYACCDRVAVLSQKRVLVVDTLAAVADTDDAWIRDYFHGPRGRAAQQAAAPAAKSATTQATELESRIK from the coding sequence GTGATTAAGGTGCAGAACTTGGCCAACCGTTTTGGCAGCCATGCGGTGCACGAACAGCTGGATTTGGCTGTGCGTGCGGGCGAAATCTTAGGTGTAGTGGGTGGCTCTGGCACCGGCAAGTCGGTGTTGCTGCGCTCTATCGTGGGCTTGCGCCAACCCGATGAAGGCTCGGTGCAGGTGTTTGGCCAAGACTTATTGGCCTTATCAGATGCCGAGCGCGAGCCACTGCAACAACGCATGGGCGTGTTGTTTCAAAAGGGTGCGCTGTATTCGTCGTTAACCTTGGCGGAAAATGTGGCCTTGGCGTTAATTGAGCAAGCCGGTCTGTCGCGCAGTGAGGCCAAGCGGTTAGCTGAGCTTAAGCTGGCGCTGGTGGGCTTGCCGCGATCGGCAGTGGATAAGTATCCGTCTGAGTTGTCTGGCGGCATGATCAAACGGGCGGCGCTGGCTCGTGCTCTGGCGCTGGATCCAGATATTTTATTTTTGGATGAACCTACCGCCGGCCTGGATCCTATTTCGGCGGCGGCCTTCGATCGACTTCTGCTCACCTTGCGTGATGCCCTTAAATTAACGGTATTTTTGGTGACTCACGATTTGGACACCTTATATGCCTGTTGTGACCGCGTGGCGGTATTGTCGCAAAAACGGGTACTAGTGGTGGATACACTAGCGGCGGTGGCGGACACCGATGACGCTTGGATCCGCGATTACTTTCACGGGCCTCGTGGGCGTGCCGCGCAACAAGCAGCAGCACCCGCAGCTAAATCCGCAACCACACAAGCAACCGAACTTGAGTCGAGGATCAAATAA
- a CDS encoding MlaD family protein encodes METRAHHVLIGFFTLAVAASILLFSLWLVKSGSQQDSRLYDIVFREAVSGLNVGSAVEYSGIRVGEVERLSLDADDPRQVWARVRITKRTPIKTDTKARLALANITGASNIQLSEGSPDSPDLATDEDEIPVIVAEPSPFAQLRLNSEELVAGFKTLIENANALFSEENNQHFSQVLINLEATTGVIAEQKNDLGQGIQDLATASQQMKITMERAASLLGQLEGQFNAKGERLFRNADTGMAALSRSSQQLESLLKDNQPALASGLHSLGELEPTLLELRATLQSLGVVSRKLEQDPSDFLLGGERIKEFKP; translated from the coding sequence ATGGAAACCCGCGCCCATCATGTGTTGATTGGTTTTTTTACGCTCGCGGTTGCCGCCAGTATCTTATTATTTAGCTTATGGCTGGTTAAATCTGGCAGCCAACAAGACTCTCGGCTTTATGACATTGTTTTTCGCGAGGCGGTGAGCGGTCTAAACGTAGGCAGTGCCGTGGAATACAGTGGCATTCGCGTCGGTGAAGTAGAACGCTTATCGCTGGATGCAGACGATCCGCGCCAAGTATGGGCGAGAGTACGTATTACCAAGCGCACGCCGATTAAAACCGATACCAAAGCGCGTCTAGCATTGGCCAATATTACAGGTGCTTCTAATATCCAGCTCAGTGAAGGCTCGCCAGATAGCCCAGACTTAGCGACCGACGAAGATGAAATACCTGTGATAGTGGCTGAGCCTTCGCCCTTCGCTCAGTTACGCTTAAACAGCGAAGAGCTAGTGGCGGGCTTTAAAACCTTAATTGAAAATGCCAATGCACTTTTTTCAGAAGAAAATAATCAGCACTTTAGCCAAGTGTTGATTAATCTGGAAGCCACGACTGGCGTGATAGCCGAGCAAAAAAACGATCTGGGCCAAGGTATTCAAGATTTAGCCACCGCCAGTCAGCAGATGAAAATTACCATGGAACGGGCTGCAAGTTTGCTTGGTCAATTAGAGGGCCAGTTTAATGCAAAAGGAGAGCGATTATTTCGCAATGCAGATACTGGCATGGCGGCACTGTCGCGCAGCAGTCAGCAATTAGAGTCGTTACTAAAGGATAATCAGCCTGCATTAGCGTCAGGCTTACACAGCCTAGGCGAGCTGGAGCCCACCTTGTTGGAGCTGCGTGCGACCTTACAAAGTTTAGGCGTGGTGTCGCGAAAATTAGAGCAAGACCCGAGCGACTTCTTGCTGGGCGGCGAACGCATTAAGGAGTTTAAACCATGA
- a CDS encoding ABC-type transport auxiliary lipoprotein family protein: MSTALFHCLPRIFSGLNRRLNSVFGSASAVMLVGLSVTGLSGCSILPKTEPVVFYRLPPVQTAHSNVTTPPALALTVRIKQPDSSGLLVSNRIAVIPADNQLSAYQGARWASSVPILFRDQVTDAWLQSGRIQHVINDSKPLAADRELAGSLRAFQTEYINGQPTVVIHFDAQWIDPNSRTLLASRRFSVTEPTATAEVPAVVAAFAVAQARLSQALLEWVLAQPTVQQEAR; encoded by the coding sequence ATGAGCACAGCTCTATTTCACTGTTTACCGCGCATTTTTTCGGGCTTGAATCGGCGTCTTAACTCTGTTTTCGGCTCTGCCAGCGCCGTTATGCTAGTGGGCTTAAGTGTCACGGGCTTAAGCGGCTGCTCTATTTTGCCTAAAACGGAGCCGGTGGTTTTTTATCGCCTACCGCCGGTACAGACTGCTCACTCAAACGTTACTACCCCGCCAGCATTGGCGCTGACGGTGCGCATTAAACAGCCGGATAGCAGTGGCTTACTGGTCAGCAATCGCATTGCCGTGATCCCTGCCGATAACCAACTGAGTGCTTACCAAGGTGCGCGTTGGGCAAGCAGCGTGCCGATCTTATTTCGTGACCAAGTGACGGATGCGTGGCTACAAAGCGGGCGCATTCAGCACGTTATTAATGACAGTAAACCGCTGGCAGCGGATCGCGAGTTGGCGGGCAGTTTGCGCGCTTTTCAAACTGAATATATTAACGGTCAGCCCACTGTGGTTATCCATTTTGACGCCCAGTGGATAGACCCTAATAGCCGCACCTTGTTAGCCAGCCGCCGTTTTAGCGTGACCGAGCCCACGGCAACTGCAGAGGTGCCCGCCGTGGTGGCCGCCTTTGCTGTGGCGCAGGCACGTTTAAGTCAAGCGCTGCTGGAGTGGGTACTTGCGCAGCCCACAGTGCAGCAGGAGGCCCGTTAA
- a CDS encoding chloride channel protein yields MSHAKHTLRRLFSRPSHSLLPLVLLGCVIGVLAGLVMASFIGLLNLVLSWLNGNSLEDFESLSMAWRFGLPILGSLLLILLYRITPASAQTVGLAYVLERLQFGGGRLPLANTLFQFVAALISLGSGHSVGREGPAVQMGAGLASWLGQMTRRPPSQLRLLVGCGTAAAISAAFDTPLAGVLFAMEVVLMEYSILGFAPIIASAVSASAFTHLLLGPMRC; encoded by the coding sequence ATGAGCCATGCCAAGCACACCTTGCGTCGGCTGTTTAGCCGACCTTCACACAGCCTGCTGCCGCTAGTGCTGCTGGGCTGTGTAATAGGAGTGCTGGCAGGCTTAGTGATGGCGAGCTTTATTGGCTTGCTGAATTTGGTGTTAAGTTGGCTTAATGGCAACTCATTAGAAGATTTTGAGTCTTTATCAATGGCGTGGCGCTTTGGTTTACCGATACTGGGCAGCCTACTATTAATTTTGCTGTATCGCATCACGCCAGCCTCGGCTCAGACGGTGGGCTTAGCCTATGTGTTGGAACGTTTACAGTTTGGTGGCGGCCGCTTGCCGCTGGCCAATACGCTGTTTCAGTTTGTAGCAGCGTTAATCTCACTGGGCTCGGGGCACAGTGTGGGGCGAGAAGGGCCAGCAGTACAAATGGGGGCCGGCCTTGCCAGTTGGCTGGGCCAAATGACCCGCAGGCCACCCAGTCAGTTACGTTTGTTGGTGGGTTGCGGCACGGCGGCGGCAATTTCAGCGGCATTTGACACACCCTTAGCGGGCGTGCTGTTTGCCATGGAAGTGGTGCTGATGGAATACAGCATTCTTGGCTTTGCCCCCATTATTGCCTCTGCGGTGAGTGCTTCCGCCTTTACTCATCTTCTGCTTGGCCCCATGCGGTGTTAG